One genomic segment of Candidatus Fukatsuia endosymbiont of Tuberolachnus salignus includes these proteins:
- a CDS encoding lysozyme inhibitor LprI family protein, translated as MKIVYFHLVCWLFYGLISYSALAMPCQSVSTPVEYTICNNDNLRWLNDVLYDIYQKVLVNKNTQEVYQQHLDWLKVRNSCTTDGCIERAYYQGIALLSDVDDKFDWAGNWWNLTATNGSGGNIQINEVSQWTACMNSNIWAGINHGSYRAEIRKTAGLGIVNHIADTSDCQLLLIPLKNASIEVYSNADWGCQLSMPKDVFIDGHYTHADKDPRSEATLFSLGIFTEEYLDKLFKQLVSDYYSRFVKTANVYVYSNDLDNMGAKVLSLWVRGMANKQAAIIMYTPGGKIWAACVEPDRLGELKVNYWSNVSTDKNKMPKTLTVWQQNFID; from the coding sequence ATGAAGATTGTTTATTTCCATTTAGTATGTTGGCTATTTTATGGCCTTATTTCATATTCTGCTCTTGCTATGCCTTGTCAAAGTGTATCGACGCCGGTCGAATATACAATATGTAATAATGATAATTTACGATGGTTAAATGATGTACTCTATGATATTTACCAAAAAGTTCTTGTTAATAAAAATACACAAGAAGTTTACCAGCAACATTTAGATTGGTTGAAAGTACGTAATAGTTGTACCACTGATGGTTGCATTGAACGGGCTTATTATCAGGGGATCGCTTTACTTTCCGATGTTGATGACAAATTTGACTGGGCAGGTAATTGGTGGAATTTAACCGCGACTAATGGCAGTGGTGGCAACATACAGATTAATGAAGTGAGCCAGTGGACAGCTTGTATGAACAGCAATATTTGGGCAGGAATTAATCATGGCAGCTATCGGGCTGAGATCCGGAAAACAGCAGGCTTAGGTATTGTTAATCATATCGCCGATACCAGCGATTGTCAGTTACTGTTGATCCCGCTGAAAAATGCTTCTATTGAGGTTTATAGCAATGCTGATTGGGGCTGTCAATTGTCGATGCCGAAAGATGTTTTTATTGACGGACATTATACTCATGCGGATAAAGATCCGCGGTCTGAAGCCACATTATTTTCTCTTGGTATTTTTACTGAAGAATATTTGGATAAACTGTTCAAGCAATTGGTAAGTGATTACTATAGCCGTTTCGTTAAAACAGCAAATGTTTATGTTTACAGTAATGATTTGGATAATATGGGTGCGAAAGTATTGTCATTATGGGTGAGGGGGATGGCAAATAAACAGGCGGCGATTATTATGTATACGCCCGGTGGAAAAATATGGGCAGCCTGTGTTGAACCTGATCGTTTGGGAGAATTAAAGGTAAATTATTGGAGTAATGTTTCTACGGATAAAAATAAGATGCCAAAGACATTGACCGTATGGCAGCAAAATTTTATCGATTAA
- the pitA gene encoding inorganic phosphate transporter PitA, which yields MLHLFAGLDFHTGLMLVLALFFVLFYEAINGFHDTANAVATVIYTRAVRSQVAVVMAGIFNFLGVMLGGLSVAYAIVHLLPTDLLLNVGSAHGLAMVFSMLLAAIIWNLGTWYFGIPASSSHTLIGSIIGVGLTNALITSASIVDALNVPKMIQIFLSLILSPLVGLIIAGLMVFLLRRYWSGTKKRQRIHLTPTEREKKDGKRKPPFWTRIALIVSAIGVSFSHGANDGQKGIGLIMLVLIGIAPMGFIVDMNATSYDIARTRNAVTNLQQYYRQHSTELAPAIEPKLLTPLPTPTTVNTAVNTTTQFHCDSVSVILALDHAATLLNNLQSYDRLNADQRGRMRRLLLCAAETAAIAAKSPETSAENRRFLHDLRKDLLETVEYAPTWIVVAVALALSLGTMIGWKRVAVTIGEKIGKKGMTYAQGVSAQMTAAVSIGIASYTGMPVSTTQVLSSAVAGTMLVGGSGLQNKTVKNITLAWILTLPISIVLSGTLYWIALMFL from the coding sequence ATGCTGCATCTTTTTGCTGGTCTTGATTTCCATACTGGCCTAATGTTGGTTCTTGCTCTGTTTTTTGTACTATTTTATGAAGCCATTAACGGTTTTCATGATACCGCTAATGCTGTTGCAACAGTGATATATACTCGTGCGGTACGTTCGCAAGTTGCTGTTGTCATGGCGGGGATATTTAACTTTCTTGGCGTGATGCTGGGTGGTTTAAGTGTCGCTTATGCTATTGTTCATTTGCTGCCGACCGATTTGCTACTCAATGTGGGCTCAGCCCACGGGCTAGCGATGGTTTTTTCTATGCTACTGGCAGCGATTATCTGGAATCTTGGTACTTGGTATTTTGGTATACCTGCTTCCAGCTCGCATACACTGATTGGTTCTATCATTGGTGTAGGATTAACTAATGCCTTGATAACCAGTGCATCGATTGTCGACGCATTAAATGTTCCCAAGATGATACAGATCTTTTTGTCGTTGATTTTATCCCCTTTGGTAGGGTTGATTATCGCGGGCCTGATGGTATTTCTACTACGCCGTTATTGGAGCGGAACGAAGAAACGCCAACGTATTCATTTAACACCTACCGAACGTGAAAAAAAAGACGGCAAACGTAAGCCACCTTTTTGGACACGTATCGCCTTGATCGTTTCCGCTATCGGCGTTAGTTTTTCTCATGGTGCTAATGATGGTCAGAAAGGGATTGGTCTGATTATGCTAGTATTAATCGGTATTGCACCGATGGGGTTCATCGTGGATATGAACGCCACCAGTTACGATATTGCACGTACACGTAATGCGGTGACTAATCTGCAACAATATTATCGGCAGCATAGTACCGAGTTAGCTCCGGCTATCGAACCCAAGCTCTTGACTCCTCTTCCGACTCCAACCACAGTGAATACAGCAGTGAATACCACGACGCAATTTCACTGCGACAGCGTCTCGGTTATTCTGGCACTTGACCATGCAGCTACCTTATTGAATAATTTGCAAAGTTATGATCGACTGAATGCAGATCAACGCGGTCGTATGCGTCGTTTGCTGCTGTGCGCAGCGGAAACCGCAGCCATCGCCGCTAAATCACCTGAGACCAGTGCTGAAAATCGGCGTTTTTTGCATGATCTGCGTAAAGATTTACTCGAAACGGTGGAATATGCTCCCACCTGGATCGTCGTCGCCGTCGCTTTGGCGCTTTCGTTGGGAACAATGATCGGCTGGAAACGTGTTGCGGTAACTATCGGTGAAAAGATCGGTAAAAAAGGCATGACCTACGCCCAAGGTGTTTCGGCACAAATGACGGCAGCGGTTTCCATCGGCATTGCTAGTTATACAGGTATGCCGGTTTCCACCACTCAAGTACTTTCTTCGGCGGTTGCAGGTACTATGCTAGTCGGTGGTAGTGGCTTACAAAATAAGACGGTGAAAAACATTACACTAGCCTGGATTTTGACCTTGCCGATTTCTATCGTGCTTTCTGGAACATTATATTGGATAGCGTTGATGTTCCTTTAG
- the uspA gene encoding universal stress protein UspA, whose protein sequence is MAYKHILIAVDLSSESKMLVEKAVSIARPYDAKISLVHVNVNYTALSSSLMDVHIGDMQESISEKTDDALKQLADEAGYPIEQTRNASGSLVSALVKIIEECRIDLVLCGHHQDVWSKFVSSARELINSLPVDMLIVPLLEVKETENS, encoded by the coding sequence ATGGCTTATAAACATATTTTGATTGCGGTTGACCTTTCTTCCGAGAGTAAAATGTTAGTGGAGAAAGCCGTTTCTATCGCCAGACCCTATGATGCAAAAATTTCTCTTGTCCACGTAAATGTTAACTATACAGCGCTTTCCTCCAGCCTAATGGACGTACATATTGGTGATATGCAAGAGTCTATTTCTGAAAAAACTGATGATGCATTAAAGCAATTAGCGGACGAGGCAGGTTATCCTATCGAACAAACACGAAACGCCAGTGGTAGTTTGGTGTCGGCTTTGGTTAAGATTATTGAAGAATGCCGTATAGATTTAGTCTTGTGTGGTCACCATCAAGACGTCTGGAGTAAGTTTGTATCTTCCGCTCGTGAGCTGATCAACTCCTTGCCGGTCGATATGTTGATCGTGCCGCTACTCGAGGTTAAAGAAACTGAAAACAGTTAG
- the rfaD gene encoding ADP-glyceromanno-heptose 6-epimerase produces MIIVTGGAGFIGSNIINGLNKEGYKDILVVDNLKDGTKFINLVDLDIADYMDKEDFIAGIVAGDDMGDIDAVFHLGACSSTTEWNGKYIMDNNYQYSKDILHFCLDNDISFLYASSAAVYGNRTDNFIEECQYEKPLNVYGYSKFLFDQYVRGILPEAVSQICGFRYFNVYGPRESHKNSMASVAFHLNNQVNAGESPKLFFGSENFKRDFIYVDDVTAVNLWFWKNGISGIYNCGTGHAESFQTVADSVVEYHQSAPVSYIEFPQQLKKRYQSFTQANLGKLRAAGYGEPFKNVSEGVKEYLTWLNILND; encoded by the coding sequence ATGATTATCGTCACTGGAGGCGCCGGTTTCATTGGCAGCAATATCATTAATGGGCTGAATAAGGAAGGGTATAAAGATATTTTAGTGGTCGATAATCTAAAAGATGGCACCAAGTTTATTAATTTGGTCGATCTCGATATTGCCGATTATATGGACAAGGAAGACTTTATCGCTGGCATTGTTGCTGGAGACGACATGGGCGACATTGATGCTGTTTTCCATTTGGGAGCTTGCTCTTCAACCACTGAGTGGAATGGCAAGTATATAATGGATAATAATTATCAGTATTCCAAAGATATCTTGCATTTTTGCCTCGATAACGATATTTCTTTTTTATACGCCTCTTCCGCTGCTGTCTATGGTAATCGCACAGATAATTTTATCGAAGAGTGTCAATATGAAAAACCTCTTAATGTATATGGTTATTCTAAATTCCTCTTTGATCAATATGTACGAGGCATTTTACCTGAGGCGGTTTCACAGATCTGTGGTTTTCGTTACTTTAATGTTTATGGTCCACGTGAAAGCCACAAAAATAGTATGGCGAGTGTTGCTTTTCACCTGAATAATCAAGTCAATGCGGGTGAGAGTCCTAAATTATTCTTCGGTAGTGAAAATTTTAAACGTGATTTTATCTACGTGGATGATGTCACTGCAGTGAACCTCTGGTTCTGGAAGAACGGTATTTCTGGGATTTATAACTGTGGTACGGGTCATGCGGAATCATTCCAAACGGTAGCTGACTCGGTGGTGGAGTACCATCAGAGTGCACCAGTGTCATACATTGAATTTCCTCAACAACTAAAAAAGCGCTATCAAAGCTTTACGCAAGCTAACCTGGGTAAACTACGTGCCGCCGGTTATGGGGAACCTTTTAAAAACGTCTCTGAAGGCGTGAAAGAATATTTAACCTGGCTCAATATCCTTAATGATTAA
- the rfaF gene encoding ADP-heptose--LPS heptosyltransferase RfaF, producing the protein MKILVIAPSWVGDMMMSQGMYRTLKVKHPTARIDVMAPQWCRPLLARMPEVNQALPMPLGHGVLAISERRRLGISLRETQYERAYILPNSFKSALVPFFANIPQRIGWRGEMRYGLLNDIRVLDKLAFPMMIQRYIALAYDKQNVRSAADLLQPLLWPQLQVRDEEILEITTLFDLTDQRPIIGFCPGAEFGPAKRWPHYHYSTLAQQLIDNGYQVALFGSAKDHPIGEQIRLAINKNNHHNCLNLAGQTSLEQAVVLIAACCALVSNDSGLMHIAAALDKPLVALYGPTSPDFTPPLSKKAKVIRLTTGYHKIRKGPAAQGYDQSLIDITPEQVMTVLNQQLSSEFPAKKAY; encoded by the coding sequence ATGAAAATACTGGTCATCGCTCCTTCATGGGTTGGCGATATGATGATGTCGCAAGGCATGTACCGCACGCTCAAAGTAAAACACCCGACAGCAAGGATCGATGTAATGGCGCCTCAGTGGTGCCGTCCATTATTAGCGAGAATGCCGGAAGTGAATCAAGCGTTACCGATGCCACTGGGCCACGGTGTTTTAGCGATTAGTGAACGCCGCCGTTTGGGTATATCTCTACGTGAAACCCAATATGAGCGTGCCTACATATTGCCTAACTCATTCAAATCAGCGTTAGTGCCTTTTTTTGCCAATATTCCACAACGTATCGGTTGGCGTGGTGAGATGCGTTATGGCTTACTCAATGATATTCGTGTGTTGGATAAATTGGCTTTCCCAATGATGATACAACGCTATATCGCGCTGGCTTATGATAAGCAAAATGTACGTTCAGCCGCCGATTTGCTACAGCCGTTGCTCTGGCCGCAATTGCAAGTTCGGGATGAAGAAATCTTAGAAATAACCACCCTATTTGACCTTACTGATCAGCGCCCTATTATCGGCTTCTGTCCTGGTGCTGAATTTGGCCCAGCCAAACGCTGGCCCCACTACCATTATTCTACATTAGCCCAACAACTCATTGATAATGGTTACCAGGTTGCTTTATTTGGCTCAGCAAAAGATCATCCAATTGGTGAACAGATCCGTTTGGCCATCAACAAAAATAATCACCATAACTGTTTGAACCTGGCAGGTCAGACTTCACTTGAACAAGCGGTGGTACTGATCGCCGCCTGTTGCGCTCTGGTGAGTAATGATTCAGGATTAATGCATATCGCTGCCGCCTTGGACAAACCCCTCGTTGCTTTATACGGACCAACCAGTCCAGATTTTACTCCGCCATTGTCGAAAAAAGCCAAGGTGATCCGTTTAACGACTGGCTACCACAAAATACGTAAAGGCCCTGCTGCTCAAGGCTATGATCAGAGTCTGATTGATATCACACCCGAACAGGTTATGACAGTCCTTAACCAGCAATTATCATCTGAATTTCCAGCAAAAAAGGCTTATTGA
- the rfaC gene encoding lipopolysaccharide heptosyltransferase RfaC, which produces MHILLVKTSSMGDVLHSLPALTDALTVIPTLRIDWVVEENFRQIPSWHPAVDHVIPVAIRRWRKSWFSSNTRQERDAFKQQIQQRHYDLVIDAQGLMKSAALITRLARGIKHGLDYRSAREPLASWFYHYCHHIDRQQHAVERIRQLFAQSLHYDKPQSDGNYAIAQRFLHTLSADAGQYLVFLHATTRANKHWPETHWSRLIELVQPTGLKIKLPWGAEHEYQRAIRLAASFPHVEVLPELQLQQIAEILVGAKAVVSVDTGLSHLTAALDRPNITLFGPTDPGLIGGYGKNQNAVLSEQKKMSTLSAATVMAKLEKIIL; this is translated from the coding sequence ATGCACATTCTCCTGGTTAAGACTTCGTCAATGGGCGATGTGCTGCACAGCTTGCCAGCGCTGACCGATGCGCTGACCGTTATCCCCACGCTGCGTATCGATTGGGTAGTGGAAGAAAATTTTCGTCAAATTCCCAGTTGGCATCCAGCGGTTGATCACGTGATACCGGTAGCCATCCGCCGCTGGCGTAAAAGCTGGTTTAGCAGTAATACCCGTCAAGAACGTGATGCTTTTAAGCAGCAAATACAACAACGTCATTATGACCTTGTGATTGATGCACAGGGTCTGATGAAGAGTGCCGCGTTAATTACTCGCCTAGCCAGGGGAATAAAACATGGTCTCGATTATAGAAGTGCACGAGAGCCTTTAGCGAGCTGGTTTTATCATTATTGCCATCATATTGATAGACAACAACATGCAGTAGAACGTATCCGTCAGTTATTTGCCCAAAGCCTTCATTACGATAAACCTCAAAGCGACGGTAATTATGCGATTGCTCAGCGTTTTTTACATACGTTGTCCGCTGATGCAGGGCAATATTTAGTATTTTTACATGCAACAACGAGAGCCAATAAACATTGGCCGGAGACGCACTGGTCTCGACTGATTGAATTGGTACAACCGACGGGTTTAAAAATTAAATTGCCTTGGGGAGCAGAACACGAATATCAGCGTGCTATACGTTTAGCCGCTTCTTTCCCTCATGTGGAAGTATTGCCTGAGCTTCAGTTGCAACAAATCGCTGAAATTCTGGTTGGAGCCAAAGCCGTGGTTTCCGTTGACACCGGGCTAAGTCATCTGACTGCGGCCTTGGATCGTCCCAACATCACGTTGTTTGGTCCAACAGATCCTGGTTTGATTGGTGGCTATGGGAAAAATCAAAATGCGGTGCTCTCCGAGCAAAAGAAGATGTCTACTCTCTCAGCCGCCACTGTCATGGCTAAATTGGAAAAAATCATTTTGTGA
- the rpsT gene encoding 30S ribosomal protein S20 — protein MANIKSAKKRAKQSEKRRQHNASRRSMVRTFIKKVYAAVAKGNKAAAQEAFKEMQPIVDRHACKGLIHKNKAARHKSNLSKQIKKML, from the coding sequence TTGGCTAATATCAAATCAGCTAAGAAACGCGCTAAACAATCTGAAAAGCGCCGTCAGCATAATGCTAGTCGTCGTTCGATGGTCCGTACCTTTATCAAGAAGGTTTATGCCGCCGTTGCCAAGGGCAATAAAGCTGCCGCGCAAGAAGCGTTTAAAGAGATGCAACCTATAGTGGATCGTCATGCCTGCAAAGGTCTTATCCACAAAAATAAAGCAGCACGTCATAAGTCAAACTTATCAAAGCAAATCAAGAAAATGCTTTGA
- the eptB gene encoding kdo(2)-lipid A phosphoethanolamine 7''-transferase: MQLLKSLSQSKVSFLLAIYIGILLNSMVFYRRFNPLELGLGWISLFSVLTEMVAITSLTFFLMRLASLGGRLFFRVFATLLAIMSVAASYYMTFFNVVIGYGVVASVMTLDRTLAQEMISNHFIIWMLLVSTLPLLLIWYPPLKFTLLEKIKTPGQRLRSLLLLVVTSLLVWLPLKFMGYVHKEYAKKHNIEVPSYGGVVAHSYLPANWLTPLALFTYTQIHQIQNQTSLLNPTDQYQYVAPADIDDIYVVFIIGETTRWDHMGVLGYSRDTTPFLSREKNLVAFKGQSCDTATWLSLRCMFVREGGTADDPQRTLKEQNVFAVLRSLGFTSEAFSIQSDLWFYSLLNANSYSFRELLAAEKRDDNQPMRDMMLVNELWKSLTHYPKGKHLVVLHTIGSHYNYSQRYPRSFAYYQPECMGTDAFCSKAELINAYDNTVRYVDAFIKAVIDQVRNKKAIVFYAADHGESIDENAFFHSTPREVAPAEQFRVPILVWASDQYLQEPQHRAHFDRLRDQQRLDARKKQTQLFDSILGCLGYSSPDGGIVEKNNWCHLSPK; the protein is encoded by the coding sequence ATGCAGCTTCTTAAATCACTGTCTCAATCAAAGGTTTCATTTTTGCTCGCGATATACATTGGTATTCTGTTGAATAGTATGGTTTTTTATCGGCGATTTAATCCGTTAGAGCTTGGTCTTGGGTGGATTAGCCTTTTTTCAGTTTTGACTGAAATGGTCGCCATTACCTCATTGACTTTTTTTCTGATGCGCTTGGCTTCACTGGGTGGGCGACTATTTTTCCGGGTATTTGCGACTCTGTTGGCGATAATGTCTGTTGCTGCTAGTTATTATATGACTTTTTTTAACGTAGTGATCGGATACGGTGTGGTTGCATCGGTTATGACCCTCGATCGGACGCTTGCCCAGGAGATGATCAGCAACCATTTTATTATCTGGATGTTGTTGGTTAGCACTTTGCCCTTGTTACTTATCTGGTACCCTCCGCTAAAATTTACTCTACTTGAGAAGATTAAAACACCGGGTCAGCGTTTAAGATCTTTATTGCTACTGGTTGTGACGAGTCTATTGGTTTGGCTGCCGCTGAAATTCATGGGTTACGTACATAAAGAATACGCGAAGAAGCATAACATCGAGGTACCCAGCTACGGGGGTGTTGTGGCGCATTCCTATCTGCCTGCTAACTGGCTAACGCCTCTTGCTTTGTTTACTTATACGCAAATTCATCAAATCCAGAACCAAACTTCTCTGCTAAATCCAACGGATCAATATCAATATGTGGCACCAGCAGATATCGATGATATTTATGTGGTGTTTATCATTGGTGAAACCACACGCTGGGATCATATGGGTGTATTGGGTTACTCTCGCGATACCACGCCGTTTCTTTCTCGAGAAAAGAATTTAGTAGCATTTAAAGGGCAATCCTGTGATACCGCGACCTGGCTGTCACTTCGCTGTATGTTTGTACGTGAAGGGGGAACGGCAGACGATCCACAACGTACCTTAAAAGAACAAAATGTCTTTGCTGTGTTGAGATCATTGGGTTTTACCTCTGAAGCATTCTCGATACAAAGCGATCTCTGGTTTTACAGTTTGCTGAATGCTAATAGTTATTCGTTCCGTGAGTTACTTGCTGCTGAAAAACGTGATGACAATCAACCGATGCGAGATATGATGCTGGTGAATGAATTATGGAAGTCTCTAACGCATTATCCAAAGGGTAAGCACCTGGTGGTATTGCATACTATCGGTTCACATTATAATTATTCTCAGCGTTATCCACGTAGTTTCGCTTATTACCAGCCGGAATGTATGGGCACCGATGCTTTTTGTAGTAAAGCTGAACTGATTAATGCTTACGATAATACGGTGCGCTATGTTGATGCCTTTATCAAAGCAGTTATTGATCAGGTACGGAATAAGAAAGCGATCGTGTTTTATGCCGCGGATCATGGCGAGTCAATTGATGAAAATGCCTTTTTTCACAGTACGCCTCGTGAGGTTGCACCCGCGGAACAGTTTCGAGTACCTATACTTGTTTGGGCTTCTGATCAGTATTTACAGGAGCCACAACATAGAGCACATTTTGATCGACTGCGAGATCAACAGCGCCTTGATGCGAGGAAAAAACAGACTCAATTGTTTGATAGTATTTTGGGTTGCTTGGGCTACAGTTCGCCGGATGGAGGGATCGTGGAAAAAAACAACTGGTGTCACCTGTCGCCAAAATAA
- the folA gene encoding type 3 dihydrofolate reductase — protein MMISLIAALAKDRVIGMTNAMPWHLPADLAWFKANTLGKPVVMGRKTFESIGRPLPKRLNIILSSQSGGDHRVTWVTSIEQALAVAQNTTAGDAVEVMIVGGGNIYTQFLPYADRLYLTHIDAEVTGDTYFPYYSANEWRRSFTKSCNADETNAYRYCFEILERREILK, from the coding sequence ATGATGATCAGTCTGATCGCTGCGTTGGCGAAGGATCGCGTAATTGGTATGACGAATGCGATGCCTTGGCATTTGCCGGCCGATCTCGCATGGTTTAAAGCGAATACGCTGGGTAAACCTGTCGTGATGGGACGTAAAACCTTCGAATCCATTGGGCGTCCTCTCCCTAAGCGTTTAAATATTATACTAAGCAGCCAGTCGGGCGGTGATCATCGAGTGACCTGGGTGACTTCAATTGAGCAGGCGTTAGCTGTAGCACAAAATACGACAGCGGGAGATGCGGTAGAGGTGATGATAGTGGGTGGCGGCAACATTTATACTCAATTTCTGCCGTACGCCGATCGACTTTATTTAACGCATATTGATGCCGAAGTGACAGGTGATACTTACTTTCCATATTATTCAGCCAATGAATGGCGTAGATCGTTTACAAAGTCTTGTAATGCGGATGAGACCAATGCTTATCGTTATTGTTTTGAGATCCTTGAACGGCGTGAAATTTTAAAATAG